One Hydrogenophaga crassostreae genomic region harbors:
- the ppa gene encoding inorganic diphosphatase has protein sequence MSLDNVTPGKNAPEAFNVIIEIPMNADPIKYEVDKETGAIFVDRFMSTAMHYPTNYGYVPQTLSGDGDPVDVLVITPVPLIPGVVVPCRAIGILMMEDEAGMDGKVLAVPIDKILSIYTQWQKPEDLNPMRLNTIQHFFEHYKDLEPGKWVKILGWEGKDAAIKEITDGIAAYNADKAKNA, from the coding sequence ATGTCTCTTGACAACGTCACCCCCGGCAAGAACGCGCCCGAAGCCTTCAACGTGATCATCGAAATTCCGATGAACGCCGATCCAATCAAATACGAAGTGGACAAAGAAACAGGCGCGATTTTTGTCGACCGTTTCATGAGCACCGCCATGCACTACCCGACCAACTACGGCTATGTGCCGCAGACGCTGTCGGGCGATGGCGATCCTGTGGATGTCTTGGTGATCACGCCTGTTCCGCTGATTCCTGGCGTGGTGGTGCCCTGCCGCGCCATTGGTATCTTGATGATGGAAGACGAAGCCGGTATGGACGGCAAAGTTCTGGCTGTGCCCATCGACAAAATTCTGTCGATCTACACGCAGTGGCAGAAACCCGAAGACCTGAATCCCATGCGTCTGAATACGATTCAGCATTTCTTTGAGCACTACAAAGACCTGGAGCCAGGCAAGTGGGTGAAGATTCTGGGTTGGGAAGGCAAAGACGCTGCCATCAAGGAAATCACCGACGGCATTGCTGCCTACAACGCAGACAAGGCCAAGAACGCCTGA
- a CDS encoding bactofilin family protein, translating into MSQNPTSTRLVPAERLSAVTSLIAEGAVFEGNFHTTRDQGIKVDGLLKGNITFETGGTLHVGATGVVENTRLEADYVFIEGKVTGTVIARKALEITGSATLLGDASYDELIDMHPRARVRGKIEYRGDIDAVQN; encoded by the coding sequence ATGAGCCAAAACCCGACCTCTACCCGACTCGTCCCCGCCGAGCGCCTCTCCGCCGTCACCAGCCTGATCGCTGAAGGCGCCGTCTTCGAAGGCAACTTTCACACCACCCGCGATCAAGGTATCAAGGTCGATGGCCTGCTGAAAGGCAACATCACCTTTGAAACTGGCGGCACTTTGCACGTTGGCGCCACAGGTGTCGTCGAAAACACCCGGCTGGAAGCCGACTATGTGTTCATCGAAGGCAAGGTCACCGGCACGGTGATTGCCCGCAAGGCACTGGAGATCACCGGCTCGGCGACGCTGTTGGGAGACGCCAGCTACGACGAACTCATCGACATGCACCCACGCGCCCGCGTTCGCGGCAAGATCGAGTACCGCGGCGACATCGACGCTGTACAAAACTGA
- a CDS encoding bactofilin family protein, with protein sequence MKAHRHHNTHRSSDKKPENPSMESQDNNPSPDQFNAPLGDNGFVNDNNTDGSNQALEVDVGKPMPTTQAAHMPLLQANSGSEAPVELPEGSPLRSMVAEGMHFVGNAQLSGPCSVAGQVEGNLTQATGAVVAVVVTETGRVKGDITARKISVMGHTDGILDSGEGEVALHDTASVHGLVRYGRIQVNGADLNATLERVNVKKPGV encoded by the coding sequence ATGAAAGCCCATCGCCACCACAACACTCACCGATCTTCCGACAAAAAACCAGAGAACCCATCGATGGAGTCCCAAGACAACAACCCGAGCCCGGACCAATTCAATGCCCCCCTCGGGGACAACGGATTTGTCAATGACAACAACACCGACGGCAGCAACCAGGCGCTGGAAGTCGACGTGGGCAAACCCATGCCGACCACCCAGGCCGCTCACATGCCCTTGCTTCAGGCGAACTCGGGCAGTGAGGCACCCGTGGAGTTGCCTGAAGGCAGTCCGTTGCGCAGCATGGTGGCCGAAGGCATGCACTTTGTCGGGAACGCTCAGCTGAGCGGCCCATGCAGCGTGGCGGGCCAGGTTGAAGGCAATCTGACCCAGGCCACCGGGGCGGTTGTGGCGGTGGTTGTGACCGAGACCGGGCGCGTCAAAGGTGATATCACGGCTCGAAAGATCTCTGTCATGGGGCATACCGATGGCATCCTCGATTCTGGAGAAGGTGAGGTCGCCTTGCACGACACGGCCAGTGTCCATGGACTTGTGCGCTACGGGCGCATTCAGGTCAACGGTGCAGATTTGAACGCGACCCTTGAGCGCGTCAACGTGAAAAAGCCCGGGGTCTGA
- a CDS encoding bactofilin family protein: MNVVNRVAAGSKLTGEHFFEGGLLVQGEISGQLRVNGRLIIWTGGVVRGRIRVMGDLYLFGRLGDAGGGPQDTSLECTGMAYVSKTGISTGTLMARRLQLYEGADLQGPFKTLKLVDNLPVLHDVHTESR, encoded by the coding sequence ATGAACGTGGTCAACCGCGTTGCGGCTGGCAGCAAGCTCACTGGAGAGCATTTCTTTGAAGGTGGCTTGTTGGTTCAAGGCGAAATATCAGGCCAGCTTCGGGTCAATGGCCGGCTGATCATCTGGACTGGAGGCGTGGTGCGAGGCCGAATCCGGGTCATGGGTGACCTCTACCTGTTCGGTCGCTTGGGCGATGCAGGTGGCGGCCCTCAAGACACCAGCCTCGAATGCACGGGAATGGCCTATGTGTCCAAAACCGGCATTTCTACCGGCACCCTGATGGCCAGGCGGTTGCAACTCTACGAAGGCGCAGACTTGCAGGGCCCATTCAAGACACTCAAACTCGTGGACAACCTGCCGGTACTGCATGATGTGCATACCGAATCCCGTTGA
- a CDS encoding GNAT family N-acetyltransferase, producing the protein MSAPNYVIRVLNAPDKVGADEWNALLAFESDPSPFMRHEYLAAMHASGAAVSETGWQAQFLTLWQGAELMAACPMYLKRHSYGEYVFDWAWANAFEQHGLSYYPKALVAVPFTPVPGARLLARNSVWRQRLVEALVEHAKAEDLSSLHLLFAQPQDIVACEANGLMLRHTVQFHWSGLDSTHQPYRDFDHFLASLQQEKRKKIRQERRKVASAGVSFRWAQGPDIGSQDWAFFYRCYERTYLEHGNAPYLSPAFFERMATDMPENWLLFIAERNGQPMACSLIGLDTERGVAYGRYWGALERVDCLHFEACYYQPLEWCIAHGFQRFEGGAQGEHKMARALMPVKTTSAHWLAHPAFADAVERFLQREGEGIGNYLEHLNERNPMRQLAVADPSEGLHHNGGAT; encoded by the coding sequence GTGAGTGCGCCGAATTATGTCATCCGGGTGTTGAATGCCCCGGACAAGGTGGGCGCAGATGAGTGGAACGCCCTGCTCGCTTTCGAGTCCGACCCCAGCCCGTTCATGCGCCACGAATACCTGGCCGCCATGCACGCTTCTGGCGCTGCGGTGTCAGAAACCGGCTGGCAAGCCCAGTTCTTGACGCTGTGGCAAGGTGCTGAACTGATGGCAGCCTGCCCGATGTACCTCAAGCGGCACTCTTACGGTGAATACGTGTTCGACTGGGCATGGGCAAACGCCTTTGAGCAGCATGGACTCAGCTACTACCCCAAGGCTTTGGTGGCTGTGCCGTTCACACCCGTTCCCGGCGCACGCTTGCTTGCCCGCAACAGCGTTTGGCGCCAGCGGCTGGTGGAGGCGCTGGTTGAACACGCAAAAGCTGAGGATCTGTCGTCACTGCACCTCCTGTTTGCCCAACCTCAGGACATCGTCGCCTGCGAGGCCAACGGATTGATGTTGCGCCACACCGTGCAGTTCCATTGGTCAGGGCTTGATTCAACACATCAGCCATACCGGGACTTCGACCACTTCCTAGCCAGCCTGCAACAGGAAAAGCGCAAGAAAATCCGGCAGGAACGGCGCAAGGTAGCCAGCGCAGGCGTATCGTTCCGCTGGGCGCAGGGCCCAGACATTGGCTCACAAGACTGGGCTTTTTTCTATCGGTGCTACGAACGCACCTACCTCGAGCATGGCAACGCGCCCTACCTGAGCCCCGCCTTCTTCGAACGCATGGCGACCGACATGCCCGAGAACTGGCTGCTTTTCATTGCCGAACGCAATGGCCAGCCCATGGCCTGCAGCCTGATCGGCCTCGACACCGAACGGGGCGTGGCCTACGGCCGCTATTGGGGCGCGCTGGAGCGAGTGGACTGCCTGCACTTTGAAGCCTGCTATTACCAGCCACTCGAGTGGTGTATCGCGCATGGGTTTCAACGGTTCGAAGGAGGCGCCCAGGGTGAACACAAAATGGCACGGGCCTTGATGCCGGTAAAAACCACGAGTGCCCACTGGCTGGCTCACCCTGCATTTGCAGATGCGGTGGAACGTTTTCTGCAACGCGAAGGGGAAGGCATCGGCAACTACCTTGAACACCTCAATGAGCGCAACCCCATGCGTCAGTTGGCGGTTGCAGACCCGTCCGAAGGGCTCCATCACAATGGAGGCGCAACCTGA
- a CDS encoding NAD+ synthase, which produces MTLKVSVAQFNFVVGDMAGNARRIITAAQKAHADGAQLLLTPELALCGYAAEDLFLRPAFIEACDDALKTVCTETAALKGLTIVVGHPARHAEGTARRERSVSVSALFNAASVVVDGQVTHTYAKRELPNYQVFDERRYFLPGEAACVFEVPDTDGRPVRVGLLICEDAWFNAPAAELKAAGAEVLAVINASPFHTGKGGEREATMRERVLAVGLPMVYAHMVGGQDEIVFEGRSFVLGADGELLGRAISFEETQFDVALMRSPQGWQVEALMDRPHSQEADLWHALVLGVRDYIGKNGFPSVLLGLSGGIDSALVLAIAVDALGKDRVRTVMMPSPYTADISWIDARDMADRLGVRYDEIDIKPHFEAFKTSLASEFAGLPEDTTEENLQARIRGTLLMALSNKFGGIVLTTGNKSEMATGYCTLYGDMAGGFAVIKDVAKTLVFRLAQWRNEHDPYRTGANPIPERIITRPPSAELRADQKDQDSLPDYDVLDAIISRYMENDESPAQIVADGYEKADVDKVVRLIRINEYKRRQSPVGIRVTHRGFGRDWRYPITSKYRA; this is translated from the coding sequence ATGACGCTCAAAGTTAGTGTGGCCCAGTTCAATTTTGTGGTGGGCGACATGGCGGGCAATGCCCGTCGAATCATCACAGCGGCACAAAAAGCCCATGCCGATGGCGCCCAGTTGTTGCTGACACCGGAATTGGCCCTCTGTGGCTATGCGGCCGAAGACCTGTTCTTGCGCCCTGCATTCATTGAGGCCTGTGATGATGCCCTGAAAACGGTTTGCACCGAGACCGCCGCGCTCAAAGGCCTGACGATCGTGGTGGGACATCCAGCACGCCACGCAGAAGGCACGGCGCGGCGGGAGCGCAGTGTTTCTGTCTCAGCCCTGTTCAATGCGGCCAGCGTGGTGGTCGATGGGCAGGTGACACACACCTATGCGAAGCGCGAGTTGCCCAACTACCAGGTATTCGATGAGCGGCGCTATTTCTTGCCCGGCGAGGCGGCATGCGTATTCGAAGTGCCCGACACCGATGGCCGCCCGGTGCGCGTGGGTCTTTTGATTTGTGAAGACGCCTGGTTCAATGCGCCGGCCGCTGAACTGAAGGCCGCAGGGGCTGAGGTTCTGGCCGTGATCAACGCTTCGCCGTTCCACACCGGCAAAGGCGGTGAGCGCGAAGCCACCATGCGCGAGCGCGTGCTGGCCGTCGGGCTTCCGATGGTCTACGCCCACATGGTGGGCGGTCAGGATGAAATCGTTTTTGAAGGCCGCAGCTTTGTTCTGGGGGCTGACGGTGAGCTGCTGGGCAGGGCGATCAGCTTTGAAGAAACCCAGTTTGATGTGGCGCTCATGCGATCACCTCAAGGTTGGCAGGTGGAAGCCTTGATGGACCGCCCGCACAGCCAGGAAGCCGATTTGTGGCATGCGCTGGTGTTGGGCGTGCGCGACTACATCGGCAAAAACGGTTTTCCATCCGTGTTGCTCGGCCTCTCGGGTGGCATCGACTCGGCACTGGTGCTGGCGATTGCGGTCGATGCGCTGGGCAAAGACCGGGTGCGAACGGTGATGATGCCGTCCCCCTACACGGCCGATATCTCCTGGATCGATGCGCGCGACATGGCCGATCGGCTGGGCGTGCGCTATGACGAAATCGACATCAAGCCCCACTTTGAAGCCTTCAAAACCAGCCTCGCCAGCGAGTTCGCCGGCCTGCCCGAAGACACCACCGAAGAAAACCTGCAGGCCCGCATCCGCGGCACGCTGCTGATGGCCCTGTCCAACAAGTTCGGCGGCATCGTGCTCACCACCGGCAACAAGAGCGAAATGGCCACCGGCTATTGCACCTTGTATGGCGACATGGCGGGCGGCTTCGCCGTGATCAAGGACGTGGCAAAAACACTGGTGTTCCGCCTGGCCCAATGGCGCAATGAACACGACCCCTACCGCACCGGTGCCAACCCGATTCCCGAACGCATCATCACGCGCCCGCCCAGCGCCGAGCTGCGCGCCGACCAGAAAGACCAGGACAGCCTGCCCGACTACGACGTGCTCGACGCCATCATTTCGCGCTACATGGAAAACGACGAAAGCCCTGCCCAGATCGTGGCCGATGGCTACGAGAAAGCTGATGTGGACAAGGTGGTGCGCCTGATCCGCATCAACGAATACAAGCGGCGGCAGTCGCCTGTGGGGATTCGGGTGACCCATCGTGGGTTTGGACGGGATTGGCGGTATCCGATTACGAGCAAATACCGGGCTTGA
- a CDS encoding CHRD domain-containing protein, giving the protein MALKQQLCAIAGSGLIGLAVWAPAAHAGHLNPVLETSLVGVEEVASDASKRGMVAGDANARGRATVFGIDGEANANTLCYAIVVEGKLAELTQAPGNGRAAHIHEGARGSNGPVVANLAWPQNGQAGDCISEATDGKFPSKEAGIVQRILKNPQNFYINLHNTEFPAGAIRGQLAETAHVH; this is encoded by the coding sequence ATGGCACTCAAACAACAACTTTGCGCTATCGCCGGCTCGGGCCTGATCGGTCTTGCCGTCTGGGCGCCCGCTGCCCACGCCGGCCACTTGAACCCGGTGCTGGAAACCAGCCTCGTTGGCGTGGAAGAAGTCGCCAGCGATGCCAGCAAGAGAGGCATGGTGGCCGGCGATGCCAACGCCCGTGGTCGCGCCACCGTTTTCGGCATCGACGGCGAAGCCAACGCCAACACCCTTTGCTACGCCATCGTTGTCGAAGGCAAGCTCGCAGAATTGACCCAGGCGCCCGGCAACGGCCGTGCCGCCCACATCCACGAAGGCGCACGCGGCAGCAATGGCCCCGTGGTCGCCAACCTCGCCTGGCCACAAAACGGCCAAGCCGGCGACTGCATCAGCGAAGCCACCGACGGCAAGTTCCCCTCCAAAGAAGCCGGCATCGTTCAGCGCATCCTGAAAAATCCGCAGAACTTCTACATCAACCTGCACAACACCGAGTTCCCAGCGGGCGCCATTCGTGGCCAGTTGGCAGAAACGGCTCACGTTCACTGA
- a CDS encoding asparaginase, with the protein MTQSALPRHTPIAATFRGGHPENIHYGSFAVVNAQGKVLASAGDIGSPMFTRSSLKPFQAMPLIAKSADALKLTDEDIALLCASHSGEPMHTGRAAALLAKIGASERDLACGCHTPYFYAATGQTPPPGGSYTRLQHNCSGKHTGMLLLAHALAQPLDGYLNIDHPVQAEIVQSVSHFCGVPVAQLVRGIDGCSAPNYAVPLTALAQGFAKLTLTEPDPVYGSAPHRVARAMSRHPELVSGRGRNDLALMTAGRGDWVSKVGADGVQAIASFSRGVAIAAKCSDGSLVPLMVALVDALDQLGWTDAESRAVLASLLPPPMKNAAGIEVGEMRSVLRLSTTAAN; encoded by the coding sequence ATGACTCAATCCGCCCTGCCCCGCCACACCCCCATTGCCGCCACCTTCCGGGGCGGCCACCCGGAAAACATCCACTACGGCTCGTTCGCTGTGGTCAATGCACAGGGCAAAGTGCTGGCCAGTGCTGGTGACATCGGCTCGCCGATGTTCACCCGCTCCTCGCTGAAACCCTTTCAGGCCATGCCCTTGATCGCCAAGTCGGCAGACGCATTGAAGCTGACAGACGAAGACATTGCACTGCTCTGCGCCAGCCACAGTGGCGAGCCCATGCACACCGGGCGCGCCGCCGCCCTGCTGGCCAAGATCGGCGCCAGCGAGCGCGATCTGGCCTGCGGTTGCCACACGCCCTACTTTTACGCAGCCACCGGTCAGACACCCCCGCCGGGCGGCAGCTACACCCGCCTGCAACACAACTGCTCGGGCAAACACACGGGTATGCTGCTGCTGGCCCATGCGCTGGCGCAGCCGCTGGACGGCTACCTCAACATCGACCATCCGGTGCAAGCGGAAATTGTCCAGAGCGTGAGCCATTTCTGCGGCGTGCCGGTGGCGCAACTTGTGCGCGGTATCGACGGTTGCAGCGCGCCCAACTACGCCGTGCCGCTGACCGCTCTGGCCCAAGGCTTCGCCAAACTCACCCTGACCGAGCCCGATCCGGTCTACGGCAGCGCGCCCCACCGCGTGGCCCGCGCCATGAGCCGCCACCCCGAGCTGGTCAGCGGCCGGGGGCGCAACGATCTGGCGCTGATGACCGCCGGGCGCGGTGACTGGGTGAGCAAGGTCGGGGCCGATGGCGTGCAGGCCATCGCAAGCTTCAGCCGGGGCGTGGCGATTGCAGCCAAATGCAGCGACGGCTCGCTGGTGCCCTTGATGGTGGCGTTGGTGGATGCACTGGATCAATTGGGCTGGACCGACGCGGAGAGCCGCGCCGTGCTGGCCTCCTTGTTGCCGCCGCCGATGAAAAACGCCGCCGGCATCGAGGTGGGCGAGATGCGCAGCGTCTTGCGGCTCAGCACAACCGCCGCCAACTGA
- a CDS encoding P-II family nitrogen regulator produces MKQITAIIKPFKLEEVREALAEQGVTGLTVIDVKGFGRQKGHTELYRGAEYVVDFLPKVKLEVVVKSEQVDMCVDAIVKAAHTGKIGDGKIFVTSVERVVRIRTGEEDESAV; encoded by the coding sequence ATGAAGCAGATCACCGCCATCATCAAACCATTCAAGCTGGAAGAGGTGCGTGAAGCATTGGCCGAACAGGGTGTGACCGGTTTGACGGTTATCGACGTCAAGGGCTTTGGCCGCCAAAAAGGCCATACAGAACTCTACCGAGGTGCTGAGTACGTGGTCGATTTTTTGCCGAAAGTGAAACTGGAGGTGGTGGTGAAGTCGGAGCAGGTGGATATGTGTGTGGATGCCATCGTCAAGGCGGCCCATACCGGCAAGATCGGAGACGGAAAGATTTTTGTGACCTCTGTCGAGCGCGTGGTGCGGATCCGCACGGGGGAAGAGGACGAGTCGGCCGTTTGA
- a CDS encoding LOG family protein: MSTTPNFSLCVYCGSRPGNNPAFTEAAVQVGRWIGEHGGQLVYGGGCNGLMGTVAQSTLDAGGRVVGIIPKALVEKEWANHNCSELIVVDTMHERKRLMAEHSNAFLALPGGIGTFEEFFEVWTWRQLGYHDKPVGLLNIEGYYDGLMVFLQNSVRQEFMGDWQMGLMQVGSEIKRLLPALVQEAGLAPKDHLDAV, translated from the coding sequence ATGAGCACAACTCCCAACTTTTCGCTCTGCGTCTATTGCGGTTCCCGCCCCGGCAACAACCCAGCCTTCACCGAAGCGGCCGTTCAGGTCGGCCGCTGGATCGGCGAACACGGCGGCCAGCTCGTTTATGGCGGCGGTTGCAACGGACTCATGGGCACCGTCGCACAGTCCACGCTGGACGCCGGTGGCCGCGTGGTTGGCATCATCCCCAAGGCCCTGGTGGAAAAGGAATGGGCAAACCACAACTGCAGTGAGCTCATCGTGGTCGACACCATGCACGAGCGCAAACGCCTGATGGCCGAGCATTCCAACGCCTTCCTCGCCCTGCCCGGCGGCATCGGCACTTTCGAAGAATTTTTTGAAGTCTGGACCTGGCGCCAGCTCGGCTACCACGACAAACCCGTGGGCCTGCTCAACATTGAGGGCTACTATGACGGACTGATGGTCTTTTTACAGAACAGCGTCCGGCAGGAATTCATGGGCGACTGGCAGATGGGATTGATGCAAGTGGGTAGCGAGATCAAGCGCTTGTTGCCTGCACTCGTTCAGGAGGCCGGATTGGCACCCAAAGACCACTTGGACGCAGTCTGA
- a CDS encoding diacylglycerol kinase, producing the protein MSAHEATDAQKQRTGLSRMTHAFGYSMAGLRAGWGETAFRQEALAAIVMVPLAFWLGNGWVEVALLAGSAVLVMVVELLNTGIESTIDRFGPEWHELSKRAKDMGSAAVLLSLMTCSGIWIAALWARLA; encoded by the coding sequence ATGAGCGCACACGAAGCCACAGATGCGCAAAAACAGCGCACCGGTCTTAGCCGTATGACCCACGCCTTTGGCTACTCCATGGCCGGCCTGCGCGCCGGCTGGGGCGAAACCGCCTTCCGCCAGGAAGCCCTGGCCGCCATCGTGATGGTGCCGCTGGCGTTCTGGCTGGGCAATGGCTGGGTGGAAGTTGCCCTGCTCGCCGGCAGTGCTGTCTTGGTGATGGTCGTCGAACTGCTCAACACCGGCATCGAGTCCACCATCGACCGCTTTGGCCCCGAATGGCACGAACTGTCCAAGCGCGCCAAGGACATGGGCAGCGCCGCCGTGTTGCTGAGCCTCATGACTTGCAGCGGCATCTGGATCGCAGCCCTCTGGGCGCGCTTGGCCTGA
- a CDS encoding RDD family protein encodes MTTQTPSPTLAPSLTAPPLTRRMACWLYEGMLMFGVVFISGWLFSTLTQTRNALDNRHWQQAFLFIVFGIYFAWFWSKGQTLAMKTWHIRVVDAQGRAVTQGRALFRYVLSWLWFLPPLAAGAVFHLSGGEIGVISLGWIAIWALLSRFHALGQFPHDALAGTRLVHHETPARPRKPLFNRS; translated from the coding sequence ATGACCACCCAAACCCCCTCGCCCACCCTCGCCCCCAGCCTGACGGCACCCCCTTTGACCCGCCGCATGGCTTGCTGGCTCTACGAAGGCATGCTGATGTTTGGTGTGGTGTTCATCTCGGGCTGGTTGTTTTCAACGCTGACGCAAACCCGCAACGCGCTGGACAACCGGCATTGGCAGCAGGCCTTTTTGTTTATCGTTTTCGGCATCTACTTCGCCTGGTTCTGGTCCAAAGGCCAGACCCTGGCCATGAAAACCTGGCACATCAGGGTGGTCGACGCGCAAGGGCGCGCGGTCACCCAGGGCCGAGCGCTCTTTCGCTACGTATTGAGCTGGCTGTGGTTCTTGCCGCCGCTGGCTGCCGGCGCCGTCTTTCACCTCAGCGGCGGAGAGATCGGCGTCATCAGTTTGGGCTGGATCGCCATCTGGGCGCTGCTTTCCCGCTTTCATGCATTGGGTCAATTCCCCCACGATGCACTTGCTGGCACCCGCCTGGTGCACCACGAAACACCCGCCAGACCCCGCAAACCCTTGTTCAATCGTTCATGA
- a CDS encoding acetolactate synthase 3 catalytic subunit produces MEINKAELASAAAAASGAAPQELRGAEILIKSLQAEGVKYIWGYPGGAVLHIYDAFYKQETIQHVLVRHEQAAVHAADGYARATGEVGVALVTSGPGVTNAITGIATAYMDSIPMVIVCGQVPTAAIGLDAFQECDTVGITRPIVKHNFLVKDAADMAMVMKKAFHIARSGRPGPVVVDIPKDVSFNKVPYTGYPEAVHLRSYNPVKKGHGGQIRKALQLLLTAKRPYIYTGGGVLLGNAVQELRTLTDMLGYPVTNTLMGLGATPASDKKFLGMLGMHGTVEANNAMQNCDVLLAVGARFDDRVIGNPKHFAQNERKIIHIDIDPSSISKRVKVDIPIVGDVKDVLTELINMVRETTTRVEPAALASWWDTIEGWRATKCLDFDLGDGSVIKPQKVIQTLCEMTKGADAYVTSDVGQHQMWAAQYYGFEEPRRWINSGGLGTMGVGIPYAMGIKLAKPESEVFCVTGEGSVQMCIQELSTCLQYNTPIKIMALNNRYLGMVRQWQEIDYEGRYSHSYMDALPNFVKLAEAYGHVGMLIERPEDVEPALREARKLKDRTVFMDFRTDPTENVFPMVKAGKGINEMILSSEDL; encoded by the coding sequence ATGGAAATCAACAAGGCCGAACTGGCCTCAGCAGCGGCTGCCGCTTCCGGCGCAGCCCCCCAAGAACTCCGCGGAGCAGAAATCCTCATCAAGTCTTTGCAGGCTGAAGGGGTCAAGTACATCTGGGGTTACCCTGGCGGTGCGGTTCTGCACATCTACGACGCGTTCTACAAACAAGAAACGATTCAGCACGTGCTGGTGCGCCACGAGCAGGCGGCCGTGCACGCCGCCGATGGCTACGCCCGCGCCACGGGCGAAGTGGGCGTGGCCCTGGTCACCTCCGGTCCCGGCGTGACCAACGCCATCACCGGCATCGCTACCGCCTACATGGACAGCATCCCCATGGTGATCGTCTGTGGCCAGGTGCCCACGGCGGCCATCGGTCTTGATGCTTTCCAGGAATGCGACACCGTCGGCATCACCCGCCCCATCGTCAAGCACAACTTCCTGGTCAAGGATGCGGCCGACATGGCCATGGTGATGAAAAAGGCTTTTCACATCGCGCGCAGCGGCCGTCCAGGCCCTGTGGTGGTGGACATCCCGAAAGACGTGTCTTTCAACAAGGTTCCTTACACCGGTTACCCCGAGGCGGTGCACCTGCGTTCGTACAACCCTGTGAAGAAGGGCCATGGCGGCCAGATTCGCAAGGCGTTGCAATTGCTGTTGACGGCCAAGCGCCCTTACATCTACACCGGCGGCGGTGTGTTGCTGGGCAACGCGGTGCAAGAGCTGCGCACGCTGACTGACATGCTCGGTTACCCCGTTACCAACACGCTGATGGGTTTGGGCGCCACACCCGCTTCCGACAAAAAATTCCTCGGCATGCTGGGCATGCACGGCACGGTAGAGGCCAACAACGCGATGCAAAACTGCGACGTGTTGCTCGCCGTGGGCGCGCGCTTTGACGACCGCGTGATTGGCAACCCCAAGCACTTTGCGCAAAACGAGCGCAAGATCATCCACATCGACATCGATCCTTCCAGCATCTCCAAACGCGTGAAGGTCGACATCCCGATCGTCGGCGACGTGAAAGATGTGTTGACCGAGTTGATCAACATGGTGCGCGAAACCACTACCCGCGTAGAGCCAGCGGCTTTGGCCAGTTGGTGGGACACCATCGAAGGCTGGCGCGCAACCAAGTGCCTGGACTTCGATCTGGGCGACGGCAGCGTGATCAAGCCGCAAAAGGTGATTCAGACGCTGTGCGAGATGACCAAGGGCGCAGACGCCTACGTCACCTCCGATGTGGGTCAGCACCAGATGTGGGCCGCGCAGTACTATGGCTTTGAAGAGCCGCGCCGCTGGATCAACTCTGGCGGTCTCGGCACCATGGGCGTTGGCATTCCCTATGCCATGGGCATCAAGCTGGCCAAGCCGGAGAGCGAAGTGTTCTGTGTGACCGGCGAAGGCTCGGTGCAGATGTGCATCCAGGAACTGTCCACCTGTCTGCAGTACAACACGCCGATCAAGATCATGGCGCTGAACAACCGCTACCTCGGCATGGTGCGGCAGTGGCAAGAGATCGATTACGAAGGCCGCTACAGCCACAGCTACATGGACGCGCTGCCGAACTTCGTGAAGCTGGCCGAGGCTTATGGCCACGTTGGCATGCTGATCGAGCGCCCCGAAGACGTGGAGCCCGCTTTACGTGAGGCGCGCAAGTTGAAGGACCGCACTGTGTTCATGGACTTCCGCACCGACCCCACCGAAAACGTGTTCCCGATGGTCAAGGCGGGCAAGGGTATCAATGAAATGATTTTGAGTTCCGAAGACCTCTGA